From the Scatophagus argus isolate fScaArg1 chromosome 21, fScaArg1.pri, whole genome shotgun sequence genome, one window contains:
- the LOC124052412 gene encoding cilia- and flagella-associated protein 251 isoform X2, which produces MAPVKCWVVGLLLVLLCPSQVPLSGVVSAEDVAEEDLHARIVEEVVADEGETAEVDDGTGEEEEQVAEEENEDDEEESDEDSETDEQEAGEEEEETDEETAEEEEDVEEEEEEEEDADEEEDEKEETADEEEEAEEKEAEEEEDEAEEEETAEEVEEDAEEEEEEAADEEEDDADEEEDDDDDDDDEEEEEEEEEEEGEALPENEEEDETTEEEEEDSDEDKEAVEGEELAEEEEEEEADDAEEGEEEDIAEDDSEEEDATETEEDDDEAEGDDAVENEDDISEEESATDMLQFRPGSLCSVCSICEHCSSTCAKCPCKEGDESDHCEHCEGCSSCYLCPILCDTVCTPGGLVDELTGSLFQ; this is translated from the exons ATGGCACCAGTGAAATGTTGGGTAGTGGGCCTCCTGCTGGTTCTCCTATGCCCATCCCAAGTCCCCCTCTCTGGTGTAGTGAGTGCCGAGGACGTGGCTGAGGAAGACCTCCATGCCAGAATTGTTGAAGAGGTTGTGGCTGATGAGGGTGAAACCGCAGAGGTTGATGATGGCACTggtgaagaagaggaacaggtagcagaggaggaaaatgaagatgatgaggaagaatCAGATGAAGATTCAGAAACTGATGAacaggaggcaggagaggaagaagaggagactgACGAGGAGactgctgaggaggaagaggatgttgaggaagaggaggaggaagaagaggatgctgatgaggaggaagatgagaaagaggaaactgctgatgaggaagaggaagcagaggagaaagaagctgaagaggaggaagatgaggctgaggaggaggaaacagcagaggaagttgaagaggatgctgaggaggaggaggaagaagctgcagatgaagaagaggatgacgcagatgaagaggaggatgatgatgatgatgatgatgatgaggaggaggaggaggaggaggaggaggaggagggggaggcctTGCCTgaaaatgaggaggaagacgagacaacagaggaggaagaggaggattcTGACGAGGATAAAGAAGCGGTCGAAGGAGAAGAGTtagctgaggaggaggaggaggaggaggctgatgatgctgaggagggggaagaagaggatATTGCTGAGGATGACTCTGAGGAAGAAGATGCaactgaaacagaagaagatgaCG ATGAAGCTGAAGGTGATGATGCAGTAGAAAACGAAGATGACATAAGTGAGGAGGAGTCGGCCACCGACATGCTGCAATTCCGACCTGGCTCTTTGTGTAGCGTTTGCTCCATTTGTGAG caCTGCTCTAGTACTTGTGCTAAGTGCCCCTGTAAAGAGGGAGATGAATCAGATCACTGTGAGCACTGCGAA GGATGTTCATCCTGCTACCTTTGCCCCATATTGTGTGACACAGTTTGCACCCCAG GTGGCCTTGTTGATGAGCTTACCGGGTCCCTCTTTCAGTAA
- the LOC124052412 gene encoding cilia- and flagella-associated protein 251 isoform X1, whose product MAPVKCWVVGLLLVLLCPSQVPLSGVVSAEDVAEEDLHARIVEEVVADEGETAEVDDGTGEEEEQVAEEENEDDEEESDEDSETDEQEAGEEEEETDEETAEEEEDVEEEEEEEEDADEEEDEKEETADEEEEAEEKEAEEEEDEAEEEETAEEVEEDAEEEEEEAADEEEDDADEEEDDDDDDDDEEEEEEEEEEEGEALPENEEEDETTEEEEEDSDEDKEAVEGEELAEEEEEEEADDAEEGEEEDIAEDDSEEEDATETEEDDDEAEGDDAVENEDDISEEESATDMLQFRPGSLCSVCSICEHCSSTCAKCPCKEGDESDHCEHCEGCSSCYLCPILCDTVCTPGGLVDELTGSLFQTVASLL is encoded by the exons ATGGCACCAGTGAAATGTTGGGTAGTGGGCCTCCTGCTGGTTCTCCTATGCCCATCCCAAGTCCCCCTCTCTGGTGTAGTGAGTGCCGAGGACGTGGCTGAGGAAGACCTCCATGCCAGAATTGTTGAAGAGGTTGTGGCTGATGAGGGTGAAACCGCAGAGGTTGATGATGGCACTggtgaagaagaggaacaggtagcagaggaggaaaatgaagatgatgaggaagaatCAGATGAAGATTCAGAAACTGATGAacaggaggcaggagaggaagaagaggagactgACGAGGAGactgctgaggaggaagaggatgttgaggaagaggaggaggaagaagaggatgctgatgaggaggaagatgagaaagaggaaactgctgatgaggaagaggaagcagaggagaaagaagctgaagaggaggaagatgaggctgaggaggaggaaacagcagaggaagttgaagaggatgctgaggaggaggaggaagaagctgcagatgaagaagaggatgacgcagatgaagaggaggatgatgatgatgatgatgatgatgaggaggaggaggaggaggaggaggaggaggagggggaggcctTGCCTgaaaatgaggaggaagacgagacaacagaggaggaagaggaggattcTGACGAGGATAAAGAAGCGGTCGAAGGAGAAGAGTtagctgaggaggaggaggaggaggaggctgatgatgctgaggagggggaagaagaggatATTGCTGAGGATGACTCTGAGGAAGAAGATGCaactgaaacagaagaagatgaCG ATGAAGCTGAAGGTGATGATGCAGTAGAAAACGAAGATGACATAAGTGAGGAGGAGTCGGCCACCGACATGCTGCAATTCCGACCTGGCTCTTTGTGTAGCGTTTGCTCCATTTGTGAG caCTGCTCTAGTACTTGTGCTAAGTGCCCCTGTAAAGAGGGAGATGAATCAGATCACTGTGAGCACTGCGAA GGATGTTCATCCTGCTACCTTTGCCCCATATTGTGTGACACAGTTTGCACCCCAG GTGGCCTTGTTGATGAGCTTACCGGGTCCCTCTTTCA GACTGTTGCTTCTCTACTCTGA